The following coding sequences are from one Nicotiana tomentosiformis chromosome 3, ASM39032v3, whole genome shotgun sequence window:
- the LOC104095652 gene encoding uncharacterized protein produces MTIELKHVELGKTIQLTIMYAKCKPTLRSPLWENLRHISTICNTPWCVIRDFNVIASIGEKIGGIPYQMNKSIDFLSMIKNCGLIDLGFYGPRYTWSNRMGTCSIVWKRSDRGLANDNWLSSFPTATITHLASTGSDHSPLLMEMNAQYTRHLKVEEEVLKQKTQLQWFKDGDVNSKYFHSLIRGRRRKLFIHKIKDENGDWILGDEAIGEAAFNYFEDLFTEQGGTLEKICYTVFLL; encoded by the exons ATGACCATTGAACTGAAGCATGTTGAACTTGGCAAAACTATTCAACTTACAATTATGTATGCCAAGTGCAAACCAACATTGAGATCTCCATTATGGGAGAATTTGAGACACATATCTACTATATGTAATACCCCCTGGTGTGTAATTAGGGATTTCAATGTGATTGCTTCTATTGGGGAAAAGATTGGAGGAATTCCCTACCAGATGAATAAAAGCATTGACTTTCTTAGCATGATTAAGAACTGTGGTTTAATAGACCTAGGCTTCTATGGACCTAGATACACTTGGTCTAATAGAATGGGTACATGCTCTATTGTATGGAAAAGATCGGACAGAGGTCTAGCTAATGACAACTGGCTAAGCTCATTTCCTACAGCCACTATCACTCATTTGGCTTCAACTGGCTCAGATCACTCTCCTCTCCTGATGGAGATGAAT GCTCAATACACCAGACACTTGAAAGTAGAAGAAGAAGTTCTGAAACAAAAAACTCAGTTGCAGTGGTTCAAGGATGGTGATGTAAATTCCAAGTATTTTCACAGTTTGATAAGGGGTAGAAGAAGAAAACTCTTTATCCACAAAATCAAGGATGAAAATGGAGATTGGATCCTGGGTGATGAAGCAATAGGGGAAGCTGCCTTTAACTATTTTGAAGATCTCTTTACTGAACAAGGGGGCACATTAGAGAAGATCTGCTATACTGTATTCCTACTATGA